The following coding sequences are from one Saccopteryx bilineata isolate mSacBil1 chromosome 3, mSacBil1_pri_phased_curated, whole genome shotgun sequence window:
- the FZD6 gene encoding frizzled-6 isoform X1 gives MEMFTFLWTCVFLPLIGGHSLFTCEPITVPRCMKMAYNMTFFPNLMGHYDQNTASVKMEPFLPLANLDCSPNVETFLCKAFVPTCTEKIHVVPPCRKFCEKVYSDCKKLIDTFGIQWPEELKCDRLQYCDETVPVTLDPHTEFLGPQKKTEQIQRDIGIWCPRHLKTSGGQGYKFLGIDQCAPPCPNMYFKSDELEFAKSFIGIVSIFCLCATLFTFLTFLIDVKRFRYPERPIIYYSVCYSIVSLMYFIGFLLGNSTACNKADEKLDIGDTVVLGSQNKACTVLFMFLYFFTMAGTVWWVILTITWFLAAGRKWSCEAIEQKAVWFHAVAWGIPGFLTVMLLAMNKVEGDNISGVCFVGLYDLDASRYFVLLPLCLCVFVGLSLLLAGIISLNHVRQVIQHDGRNQEKLKKFMIRIGVFSGLYLVPLVTLLGCYIYEQVNRITWEITWVSDHCRHYHIPCPYQAKTETRPELALFMIKYLMTLIVGISAVFWVGSKKTCTEWAGFFKRNRKRDPVSESRRVLQESCEFFLKHNSKVKHKKKHYKPSSHKLKVISKSMGTSTGASANHGTSAVAITNHDYLGQETVTEIQTSPETSVREVREEGVSTPKSKEQDCGEPASPAASSSKLCCEQADSKGRAGNGNEKSSVSESVRSEGRATPKGDVAEMSLAPSSSLQVPSSSEPSSPKGSTSLLVHSAAGARKEQGAGGHSDT, from the exons CCCTTTCTACCTCTTGCAAATCTGGACTGTTCACCAAATGTTGAGACTTTCCTTTGCAAAGCTTTTGTACCAACCTGCACAGAGAAAATTCATGTGGTTCCACCTTGTCGTAAATTTTGTGAGAAAGTATATTCTGATTGCAAAAAATTAATTGACACTTTTGGGATCCAATGGCCTGAGGAACTAAAATGTGACag ATTACAGTATTGTGATGAGACTGTTCCTGTAACTCTTGATCCACACACAGAGTTTCTTGGTCCTCAGAAGAAAACCGAACAAATCCAAAGAGACATTGGAATTTGGTGTCCAAGGCATCTTAAAACTTCTGGGGGACAAGGCTATAAGTTTCTGGGAATTGACCAATGTGCACCTCCATGCCCcaacatgtattttaaaagtgatgAGCTGGAGTTTGCAAAAAGTTTTATCGGAATAGTTTCAATATTTTGTCTTTGTGCAACTCTGttcacattccttacttttttaatTGATGTTAAAAGATTCAGATACCCAGAGAGACCAATTATTTATTACTCTGTCTGTTACAGCATTGTATCTCTTATGTATTTCATTGGATTCTTGCTAGGCAATAGCACAGCCTGCAATAAAGCAGATGAGAAGCTAGACATTGGTGATACAGTTGTTTTAGGCTCGCAAAATAAGGCTTGCAccgttttgtttatgtttttgtattttttcacaaTGGCTGGCACTGTGTGGTGGGTGATTCTTACTATCACTTGGTTCTTAGCTGCAGGAAGAAAATGGAGTTGTGAAGCCATTGAACAAAAAGCAGTGTGGTTCCATGCTGTTGCATGGGGGATACCTGGTTTTCTGACTGTCATGCTTCTGGCTATGAACAAAGTTGAGGGAGACAACATTAGTGGAGTTTGTTTTGTCGGACTGTATGACCTGGATGCTTCTCGCTACTTCGTACTCTTGCCACTATGCCTCTGTGTGTTTGTTGGGCTGTCTCTTCTTTTAGCTGGCATTATTTCCTTAAATCACGTTCGACAAGTTATACAACACGATGGCCGTAACCAAGAGAAACTAAAGAAATTTATGATTCGAATTGGAGTCTTCAGTGGCCTGTATCTCGTGCCATTAGTGACACTTCTTGGATGTTACATCTATGAGCAAGTTAACAGGATTACCTGGGAGATAACTTGGGTCTCTGACCACTGTCGTCACTACCATATCCCTTGTCCTTATCAG GCAAAAACAGAAACTCGGCCAGAATTGGCTTTGTTTATGATAAAATATCTGATGACATTAATTGTTGGCATCTCTGCTGTCTTCTGGGTTGGAAGCAAAAAGACATGCACAGAATGGGCGGGGTTTTTTAAGCGAAATCGCAAGAGAGA TCCAGTCAGTGAAAGTAGAAGAGTACTACAGGAGtcctgtgaattttttttaaagcacaattcTAAAGTGAAACACAAAAAGAAGCACTACAAGCCAAGTTCACATAAGCTGAAGGTCATTTCCAAATCCATGGGAACCAGCACAGGAGCTTCGGCAAATCATGGCACTTCTGCCGTAGCAATCACTAACCATGATTACTTAGGACAAGAAACTGTGACAGAAATTCAAACCTCTCCAGAAACGTCAGTGAGGGAAGTGAGAGAAGAAGGAGTGAGCACTCCCAAATCAAAAGAACAGGACTGTGGGGAACCTGCCTCCCCAGCTGCATCCAGCTCTAAACTCTGTTGCGAGCAGGCCGACAGCAAAGGCCGGGCAGGCAATGGGAACGAGAAGAGCAGTGTGTCTGAGAGTGTGCGGAGTGAAGGAAG GGCGACTCCAAAAGGTGATGTTGCTGAAATGAGCCTGGCTCCGAGCAGCAGCTTGCAGGTGCCCAGTTCTTCAGAGCCAAGCAGCCCGAAAGGCTCCACATCCCTGCTCGTCCACTCTGCTGCAGGAGCGAGAAAAGAGCAGGGCGCTGGCGGTCACTCAGATACTTGA
- the FZD6 gene encoding frizzled-6 isoform X2 has protein sequence MKMAYNMTFFPNLMGHYDQNTASVKMEPFLPLANLDCSPNVETFLCKAFVPTCTEKIHVVPPCRKFCEKVYSDCKKLIDTFGIQWPEELKCDRLQYCDETVPVTLDPHTEFLGPQKKTEQIQRDIGIWCPRHLKTSGGQGYKFLGIDQCAPPCPNMYFKSDELEFAKSFIGIVSIFCLCATLFTFLTFLIDVKRFRYPERPIIYYSVCYSIVSLMYFIGFLLGNSTACNKADEKLDIGDTVVLGSQNKACTVLFMFLYFFTMAGTVWWVILTITWFLAAGRKWSCEAIEQKAVWFHAVAWGIPGFLTVMLLAMNKVEGDNISGVCFVGLYDLDASRYFVLLPLCLCVFVGLSLLLAGIISLNHVRQVIQHDGRNQEKLKKFMIRIGVFSGLYLVPLVTLLGCYIYEQVNRITWEITWVSDHCRHYHIPCPYQAKTETRPELALFMIKYLMTLIVGISAVFWVGSKKTCTEWAGFFKRNRKRDPVSESRRVLQESCEFFLKHNSKVKHKKKHYKPSSHKLKVISKSMGTSTGASANHGTSAVAITNHDYLGQETVTEIQTSPETSVREVREEGVSTPKSKEQDCGEPASPAASSSKLCCEQADSKGRAGNGNEKSSVSESVRSEGRATPKGDVAEMSLAPSSSLQVPSSSEPSSPKGSTSLLVHSAAGARKEQGAGGHSDT, from the exons CCCTTTCTACCTCTTGCAAATCTGGACTGTTCACCAAATGTTGAGACTTTCCTTTGCAAAGCTTTTGTACCAACCTGCACAGAGAAAATTCATGTGGTTCCACCTTGTCGTAAATTTTGTGAGAAAGTATATTCTGATTGCAAAAAATTAATTGACACTTTTGGGATCCAATGGCCTGAGGAACTAAAATGTGACag ATTACAGTATTGTGATGAGACTGTTCCTGTAACTCTTGATCCACACACAGAGTTTCTTGGTCCTCAGAAGAAAACCGAACAAATCCAAAGAGACATTGGAATTTGGTGTCCAAGGCATCTTAAAACTTCTGGGGGACAAGGCTATAAGTTTCTGGGAATTGACCAATGTGCACCTCCATGCCCcaacatgtattttaaaagtgatgAGCTGGAGTTTGCAAAAAGTTTTATCGGAATAGTTTCAATATTTTGTCTTTGTGCAACTCTGttcacattccttacttttttaatTGATGTTAAAAGATTCAGATACCCAGAGAGACCAATTATTTATTACTCTGTCTGTTACAGCATTGTATCTCTTATGTATTTCATTGGATTCTTGCTAGGCAATAGCACAGCCTGCAATAAAGCAGATGAGAAGCTAGACATTGGTGATACAGTTGTTTTAGGCTCGCAAAATAAGGCTTGCAccgttttgtttatgtttttgtattttttcacaaTGGCTGGCACTGTGTGGTGGGTGATTCTTACTATCACTTGGTTCTTAGCTGCAGGAAGAAAATGGAGTTGTGAAGCCATTGAACAAAAAGCAGTGTGGTTCCATGCTGTTGCATGGGGGATACCTGGTTTTCTGACTGTCATGCTTCTGGCTATGAACAAAGTTGAGGGAGACAACATTAGTGGAGTTTGTTTTGTCGGACTGTATGACCTGGATGCTTCTCGCTACTTCGTACTCTTGCCACTATGCCTCTGTGTGTTTGTTGGGCTGTCTCTTCTTTTAGCTGGCATTATTTCCTTAAATCACGTTCGACAAGTTATACAACACGATGGCCGTAACCAAGAGAAACTAAAGAAATTTATGATTCGAATTGGAGTCTTCAGTGGCCTGTATCTCGTGCCATTAGTGACACTTCTTGGATGTTACATCTATGAGCAAGTTAACAGGATTACCTGGGAGATAACTTGGGTCTCTGACCACTGTCGTCACTACCATATCCCTTGTCCTTATCAG GCAAAAACAGAAACTCGGCCAGAATTGGCTTTGTTTATGATAAAATATCTGATGACATTAATTGTTGGCATCTCTGCTGTCTTCTGGGTTGGAAGCAAAAAGACATGCACAGAATGGGCGGGGTTTTTTAAGCGAAATCGCAAGAGAGA TCCAGTCAGTGAAAGTAGAAGAGTACTACAGGAGtcctgtgaattttttttaaagcacaattcTAAAGTGAAACACAAAAAGAAGCACTACAAGCCAAGTTCACATAAGCTGAAGGTCATTTCCAAATCCATGGGAACCAGCACAGGAGCTTCGGCAAATCATGGCACTTCTGCCGTAGCAATCACTAACCATGATTACTTAGGACAAGAAACTGTGACAGAAATTCAAACCTCTCCAGAAACGTCAGTGAGGGAAGTGAGAGAAGAAGGAGTGAGCACTCCCAAATCAAAAGAACAGGACTGTGGGGAACCTGCCTCCCCAGCTGCATCCAGCTCTAAACTCTGTTGCGAGCAGGCCGACAGCAAAGGCCGGGCAGGCAATGGGAACGAGAAGAGCAGTGTGTCTGAGAGTGTGCGGAGTGAAGGAAG GGCGACTCCAAAAGGTGATGTTGCTGAAATGAGCCTGGCTCCGAGCAGCAGCTTGCAGGTGCCCAGTTCTTCAGAGCCAAGCAGCCCGAAAGGCTCCACATCCCTGCTCGTCCACTCTGCTGCAGGAGCGAGAAAAGAGCAGGGCGCTGGCGGTCACTCAGATACTTGA